A single region of the Triticum dicoccoides isolate Atlit2015 ecotype Zavitan chromosome 2B, WEW_v2.0, whole genome shotgun sequence genome encodes:
- the LOC119365072 gene encoding uncharacterized protein LOC119365072 — MQQHLPPVRRSSTVSHGGSTVVLPPSAMSVPADLLSSAQPTKLKREVELACGYDGMQTMGDAHHMSIAWPSNRIKPCSKSWLSSSQSSVIIPVNITMFYLTLGTEGTNGRK; from the exons ATGCAGCAGCACCTTCCACCAGTGAGGAGAAGCAGTACCGTCAGCCACGGAGGATCCACCGTGGTTCTTCCTCCATCGGCAATGTCTGTTCCTGCTGATCTTCTTTCCTCCGCCCAGCCTACAAAATTAAAGAG AGAGGTGGAGCTTGCTTGTGGATATGATGGAATGCAAACAATGGGCGATGCTCACCACATGTCCATTGCATGGCCATCAAATAGG ATCAAACCTTGCTCCAAGTCATGGTTGTCGTCATCGCAGAGTTCGGTTATTATTCCTGTCAACATCACCATGTTCTATCTGACACTTGGAACTGAGG GGACAAACGGGAGAAAGTAG